One genomic segment of Rhizobium viscosum includes these proteins:
- a CDS encoding potassium channel beta subunit family protein, whose translation MEYRRLGKSGLKVSEFSFGSWVTFGKQVDGGDAVDLMKLAYDSGINFFDNAEGYESGKSEIVMGEALKSLAWSRDSYVVSSKVFWGGQKPTQRGLSRKHVTDACHAALKRLQVDYLDLYFCHRPDIDTPIEETVRAMHDLVAQGKVLYWGTSEWSAQQLTEAYAVARDLRITPPTMEQPQYNIFERQKVEADYLPLYDLIGLGTTIWSPLASGVLTGKYNDGVPADSRMNLPGYEWLKEKWSTDTGRAQLEQVRQLARLSNEIGLSITHLALLWCLANKHVSTVILGASRASQLQDNLAALSHKSKLTADVLDRIDSIVGNKPEAPRRF comes from the coding sequence ATGGAATATCGTCGTTTGGGAAAGTCGGGTCTGAAGGTGAGCGAGTTCTCTTTCGGATCGTGGGTCACTTTCGGTAAGCAGGTCGATGGTGGCGACGCCGTCGATCTCATGAAGCTCGCCTATGACAGCGGGATCAATTTCTTTGACAATGCCGAGGGTTATGAGAGCGGCAAGTCAGAAATCGTCATGGGCGAAGCGCTGAAATCGCTCGCCTGGAGCCGCGACAGCTACGTCGTCTCGAGCAAGGTTTTTTGGGGTGGTCAGAAGCCGACGCAACGCGGCCTGTCGCGCAAGCATGTGACGGACGCCTGCCACGCAGCTCTCAAGCGGCTTCAGGTCGACTATCTCGACCTCTACTTCTGCCACCGCCCGGATATTGACACTCCGATCGAGGAAACGGTCCGCGCGATGCACGATCTCGTGGCCCAGGGCAAGGTGCTTTACTGGGGAACGTCGGAATGGTCTGCCCAGCAACTGACGGAAGCCTATGCTGTCGCCCGCGATCTGCGCATCACGCCGCCAACCATGGAGCAGCCGCAGTACAACATCTTCGAACGCCAGAAGGTCGAAGCCGATTACCTTCCTCTCTATGACCTGATCGGCCTCGGCACCACCATCTGGTCGCCGCTCGCCTCGGGCGTGCTTACCGGCAAATACAATGACGGCGTACCGGCCGACAGCCGCATGAACCTGCCCGGCTACGAATGGTTGAAGGAGAAATGGTCGACCGATACCGGCCGCGCCCAGCTCGAACAGGTTCGCCAGCTCGCCAGGCTCTCAAACGAGATCGGCCTCTCGATCACCCATCTCGCCCTTCTCTGGTGCCTCGCCAACAAGCACGTCTCGACCGTCATCCTCGGCGCCTCGCGCGCAAGCCAGCTACAGGACAATCTTGCTGCCCTCTCGCACAAGAGCAAGCTGACGGCCGACGTGCTGGATCGGATCGACAGCATCGTAGGAAACAAACCGGAAGCACCGCGTCGCTTCTAG
- a CDS encoding GAF domain-containing protein: protein MFQAAPIEMNNKAEFYRELAQQLHGLLEGEPDMIANAANTSALVYQMMPDLNWAGFYLLKGEELVLGPFQGKPACVRIPVGRGVCGTAVKEGASILVADVHAFPGHIACDAASRSELVVPIRNGEEIVGVIDLDSPLPARFDVEDQAGIERLAEIFAAATRF, encoded by the coding sequence ATGTTCCAGGCGGCGCCGATCGAAATGAATAACAAGGCCGAGTTCTACCGGGAGCTTGCCCAGCAGCTACATGGCTTGCTCGAAGGCGAGCCGGACATGATCGCCAACGCCGCCAACACTTCGGCCCTGGTGTACCAGATGATGCCCGATCTCAACTGGGCAGGCTTCTACCTGCTCAAGGGTGAGGAGCTCGTACTCGGCCCGTTCCAGGGCAAGCCGGCCTGTGTGCGCATCCCCGTCGGCCGCGGCGTATGCGGCACGGCCGTCAAGGAAGGCGCGTCGATCCTTGTGGCAGATGTTCATGCGTTTCCCGGCCATATCGCCTGCGACGCCGCATCCCGATCCGAACTCGTCGTTCCCATCAGAAACGGCGAAGAGATCGTCGGCGTCATCGACCTCGACAGCCCGCTTCCCGCCCGTTTCGATGTCGAAGACCAGGCTGGCATCGAGCGCCTGGCGGAAATCTTTGCTGCGGCAACCCGATTCTGA
- a CDS encoding NUDIX hydrolase, which yields MMKTIRISAALLLRANGDTLLVRKRGTAAFMQPGGKIEPGETAEEALTRELSEEIGVTATSAELEFLGQFQATAANEPDHVVIAEVFLLHVKDDDIKATAEIEEVLWVSPSEPGEIIMAPLTEHHILPFYRHRRSQAAG from the coding sequence ATGATGAAGACGATCAGAATATCGGCTGCGCTGTTGTTGCGGGCCAATGGCGACACGCTTCTGGTGCGCAAGCGCGGCACGGCGGCCTTCATGCAGCCGGGCGGCAAGATCGAGCCCGGAGAGACAGCCGAGGAAGCCCTGACACGAGAACTCTCAGAGGAGATCGGCGTCACTGCGACGTCTGCGGAGCTCGAATTCCTGGGTCAGTTTCAGGCGACGGCTGCCAACGAACCGGATCATGTGGTCATCGCCGAGGTCTTCCTGCTGCATGTGAAGGATGACGATATCAAAGCAACGGCGGAGATCGAGGAGGTCCTCTGGGTATCGCCGTCTGAACCTGGCGAGATCATCATGGCGCCGCTGACGGAACACCATATCCTGCCATTCTACCGCCATCGGCGGAGCCAGGCGGCCGGCTGA
- a CDS encoding carboxymuconolactone decarboxylase family protein has protein sequence MAFIRTPDASASEKTASMYASAEASYGYLPNMYRAFGYRPEVMEHWGTLLASIRGHMSQRRYELVTLAAARELKSSYCMLAHGSVLLRDGFTNDSLSAVAGGSEKAPIDAIERAIMNFATKVARDATSVTQQDIDGLKRHGLSDAEVFDVTAAAAARCFFSKMLDALGAAPDHAYAERLDPKLRQNLAIGRPIEGLNSNHS, from the coding sequence ATGGCCTTCATTCGTACCCCCGATGCATCCGCCAGCGAGAAGACGGCTTCGATGTACGCTTCGGCCGAAGCGAGCTACGGCTATCTGCCGAATATGTACCGCGCCTTCGGCTACCGGCCCGAAGTGATGGAGCACTGGGGAACGCTGCTTGCCAGCATTCGCGGTCATATGAGCCAGCGGCGCTATGAGTTGGTCACGCTGGCGGCAGCCAGGGAGCTCAAGTCGTCCTACTGCATGTTGGCCCATGGTTCGGTGCTGCTGCGCGACGGCTTTACCAATGACAGTCTTTCGGCGGTGGCGGGTGGCAGCGAAAAGGCGCCTATCGATGCCATCGAGCGGGCAATCATGAATTTTGCCACCAAGGTGGCGCGCGACGCGACCTCGGTGACGCAACAGGATATCGATGGTCTGAAACGGCACGGGCTCAGCGACGCCGAGGTCTTCGACGTTACAGCGGCAGCGGCCGCGCGCTGCTTCTTCTCCAAGATGCTGGATGCGCTGGGTGCCGCACCCGATCACGCCTATGCCGAGCGGCTCGATCCCAAGCTTCGTCAGAATCTCGCCATCGGGCGGCCGATCGAAGGGCTGAATTCGAACCACTCGTAG
- a CDS encoding alpha/beta hydrolase has translation MPAQTPASHEQVEKLLSRWQEHFKGAVSLRDRRTAFRVFMESLPEPTRIQIRHVDADGVDAELIWPARLHHPIGRRVILFIHGGGFYGGSIRSHSLLAGSLAKAASSDVLLIDYRLAPEYGYPAQVNDALTAYRYLLDSGYSNGNIVVMGDGAGGNLALEAVLRQMRSRQPLPAAVVALSPITDLSASGASVTANAANDRVLDKDALDTLRKAYLGNNSPTDPDISPLYANLAGFPPLLLQVGSGELLLDDTLRLADKAQKAGVDVTAEVWPGMPHHWQLFPSVLDDADKAGQRIAEFAITHFADPPAQ, from the coding sequence ATGCCGGCACAGACGCCTGCCTCGCATGAGCAGGTCGAAAAACTGCTTTCTCGCTGGCAGGAACATTTCAAGGGCGCCGTAAGTCTGCGCGACCGCCGTACTGCTTTCCGCGTTTTCATGGAATCGCTGCCGGAGCCGACACGCATCCAGATCCGGCATGTCGATGCCGATGGGGTCGATGCCGAACTTATCTGGCCTGCGCGCCTTCATCATCCGATCGGCCGGCGCGTGATCCTTTTCATCCATGGCGGCGGCTTCTACGGTGGCTCCATCCGTAGTCACAGCCTGCTCGCCGGCTCGCTTGCCAAGGCCGCGTCAAGCGATGTGCTGCTCATCGATTACCGGCTGGCGCCGGAATATGGCTATCCGGCACAAGTCAATGACGCGCTGACCGCCTATCGCTATCTGCTCGACAGCGGCTACAGCAACGGAAATATCGTGGTGATGGGCGATGGTGCCGGCGGCAATCTCGCGCTTGAGGCCGTGCTGCGGCAGATGCGTTCCCGCCAGCCGCTGCCGGCTGCCGTCGTGGCGCTCAGTCCCATCACCGATCTTTCCGCTTCGGGTGCATCGGTCACAGCGAACGCGGCCAACGATCGAGTGCTGGACAAGGATGCGCTGGATACGCTGCGCAAGGCCTATCTCGGCAACAATTCCCCGACGGATCCCGACATTTCTCCGCTTTACGCCAACCTCGCCGGTTTTCCGCCCTTGCTGCTGCAGGTCGGTTCCGGTGAACTGCTGCTCGACGACACGCTGCGGCTTGCCGACAAGGCGCAAAAGGCCGGCGTCGACGTGACGGCCGAGGTCTGGCCGGGAATGCCGCATCACTGGCAGCTTTTCCCATCTGTGCTCGATGATGCCGACAAGGCCGGCCAGAGGATCGCCGAATTCGCGATTACGCATTTTGCAGACCCGCCCGCACAGTAA
- a CDS encoding lipocalin-like domain-containing protein yields MDRTALLGTWRMISWTRTVVATGEVSDAMGADPIGYIAYHADGRMMAFVTNRRRPRPNGKAPNDNEKAALFDTMLAYTAAYTLEGDKVIHHVEAAWNPTWERPLIRPLHIEGDILVISDAHGTDPVTGEDVIYRLEFRKL; encoded by the coding sequence TTGGACAGAACCGCCCTGCTCGGGACGTGGCGTATGATCTCGTGGACGCGAACCGTGGTTGCGACGGGAGAAGTCAGCGACGCCATGGGCGCCGATCCCATTGGATATATCGCCTATCATGCCGATGGCCGGATGATGGCCTTCGTTACCAACCGACGCAGGCCGAGACCCAACGGCAAAGCCCCCAACGATAATGAAAAGGCCGCACTTTTCGATACGATGCTGGCTTATACGGCTGCCTATACTCTGGAGGGCGACAAAGTGATCCATCATGTCGAGGCCGCCTGGAATCCGACATGGGAACGCCCCCTGATCCGCCCGCTGCATATCGAGGGCGACATACTCGTCATCAGCGATGCACACGGCACCGATCCCGTCACGGGAGAGGATGTCATCTATAGGTTGGAGTTCCGCAAGCTCTAA
- a CDS encoding LysR family transcriptional regulator gives MRATELSEMAAFAAVARHKSFRKAGEERGVTASAISHAVLNLEDRIGIRLLNRTTRSVSLTEAGELLRSHLDPAFGEINSALDALNRFRDTPFGRVRINVGNSIAPFVVGQVIGPLLMKNPNLQLEIAATDRLVDIVEEGFDAGIRFGERVTEGMIAVRIKPRTRLVVVGSPAYFETRTKPDTPHDLKRHICIQNMFPSGARYPWDFERGGQAITFHPTGPLSLDDHELMTAAALSGVALAYVWEGRVAPLIASGQLIQVLDEWCQPEEPLYLYYPSRRHISAGFRTVIEAIRGD, from the coding sequence ATGAGAGCGACCGAACTTTCCGAAATGGCAGCCTTCGCCGCTGTCGCCAGGCACAAGAGTTTCCGCAAGGCGGGAGAGGAGAGGGGTGTCACCGCCTCCGCGATCAGTCACGCCGTCCTTAATCTGGAGGATCGCATCGGCATCCGCTTGCTAAACCGCACGACCCGCAGCGTCTCGCTGACGGAGGCCGGTGAACTGCTTCGCTCCCATCTCGATCCGGCCTTCGGCGAGATCAATTCCGCACTCGATGCGCTGAATCGTTTCCGGGATACCCCCTTCGGTCGCGTTCGTATCAATGTCGGCAATTCCATTGCTCCCTTCGTCGTCGGCCAGGTCATCGGGCCGCTCCTGATGAAGAACCCCAATCTGCAGCTCGAGATCGCGGCAACGGACCGGCTGGTGGATATCGTCGAGGAGGGCTTCGATGCCGGCATTCGCTTCGGCGAACGTGTCACGGAGGGCATGATCGCCGTGCGCATCAAGCCGCGCACGCGCCTCGTCGTCGTCGGCTCTCCCGCCTATTTCGAAACCCGGACGAAGCCTGATACCCCGCATGATCTGAAGCGCCATATCTGCATCCAGAACATGTTTCCCTCGGGCGCGCGTTACCCCTGGGACTTTGAAAGGGGCGGCCAGGCCATCACTTTCCACCCGACCGGCCCGCTTTCGCTCGACGACCACGAATTGATGACAGCGGCTGCCTTGAGTGGCGTGGCACTCGCCTATGTCTGGGAGGGCAGGGTCGCGCCGCTGATCGCAAGCGGCCAGCTTATCCAGGTACTGGACGAATGGTGCCAGCCGGAGGAGCCGCTTTATCTCTACTATCCCAGCCGGCGGCATATTTCGGCAGGCTTCCGAACGGTGATCGAAGCCATCAGAGGCGATTGA
- a CDS encoding oxidoreductase: MKVWFITGASRGFGALMTKDALAAGDAVIATARNPGNITEQFGDHPNLLAVALDVTNEGQAKEAAAAAVARFGRIDILANNAGYGLLGAVEEATAEEIEKIYATNVFGLLKVTRAVLPYMRRQRSGHILNFSSIGGYYGFPGWGVYGSTKFAVEGLSESLATEVEPFGIKVTIIEPGFFRTDFLHDNSLAISPASIPDYVGTPAGNMRDFAASANHAQPGDPAKLTAGIIEMVNAANPPLRMPFGSDTVAKIEEEHASVEKELAQWRKLAVSTDFERTA; encoded by the coding sequence ATGAAAGTCTGGTTTATCACGGGTGCATCGCGTGGTTTCGGCGCGCTGATGACCAAAGACGCTCTTGCTGCCGGCGACGCTGTCATTGCCACCGCCCGCAACCCTGGGAACATCACCGAACAGTTCGGCGATCATCCGAACCTGCTTGCCGTCGCTCTCGACGTCACCAATGAAGGTCAGGCCAAAGAGGCCGCCGCTGCTGCCGTTGCCCGCTTCGGCCGCATCGACATCCTCGCCAACAATGCCGGTTACGGCCTGCTCGGCGCAGTGGAGGAAGCAACGGCAGAGGAGATCGAGAAGATCTACGCCACCAACGTCTTCGGCCTCCTGAAGGTCACACGCGCCGTGCTGCCCTATATGCGCCGCCAGCGCTCGGGCCATATCCTGAACTTCTCCTCGATCGGCGGCTATTACGGCTTTCCTGGCTGGGGCGTGTACGGCTCGACGAAGTTCGCCGTCGAAGGCCTTTCGGAATCGCTGGCGACCGAAGTCGAACCGTTCGGCATCAAGGTCACGATCATCGAGCCCGGCTTCTTCCGCACCGACTTCCTGCATGACAACTCACTGGCGATCAGCCCGGCTTCCATCCCCGATTATGTCGGCACTCCGGCTGGCAACATGCGCGACTTTGCAGCGAGCGCCAACCACGCTCAGCCGGGCGACCCGGCCAAGCTCACCGCCGGCATTATCGAAATGGTGAACGCCGCCAACCCGCCGCTGCGCATGCCTTTCGGCAGCGATACGGTCGCCAAGATCGAAGAGGAACATGCCAGCGTGGAAAAGGAGCTGGCCCAGTGGCGCAAACTCGCCGTCTCCACGGATTTCGAACGGACCGCCTGA
- a CDS encoding ketopantoate reductase family protein has translation MTIKSICIYGAGALGGAIAVKLASRFGNDVTVSVVARGAHLEAIREGGLSLHEADADRPINVRITATDDPTTLPPQDLIITGLKGHQLGPAAEGMAALLKDGTRVVMVLNGIPWWYFHRDTQSGHAELQLDELDPGGKLWRLVGPERVIGCVALQGAEVVNPGEIRLSNVGRFVLGEPSGEMSADLETVAGLFARAGLNVSTTPRIRDEIWSKLTGNAAFNPISALTRALMTDIMADPALFDMVGKIMNEVRAVGSALGAKFSITIEERLQQSRHIGPVRTSMLQDLLAGKALEIVPLVGMVVALGRTANVPTPVSEVILALVTQLDKENQRSATR, from the coding sequence ATGACTATCAAATCCATTTGCATCTATGGAGCTGGCGCACTCGGAGGCGCGATCGCCGTCAAGCTGGCAAGCCGATTCGGCAATGACGTGACCGTCTCGGTCGTCGCGCGGGGTGCGCATCTCGAGGCGATCCGTGAAGGCGGCCTTTCACTTCATGAAGCCGATGCCGACAGGCCGATCAATGTACGGATCACCGCAACGGACGATCCGACGACGCTACCACCGCAAGACCTTATCATCACCGGCCTCAAGGGCCATCAGCTCGGCCCGGCAGCGGAGGGCATGGCAGCGCTGCTGAAGGACGGCACACGCGTGGTCATGGTGCTCAACGGTATTCCCTGGTGGTATTTCCATCGCGACACGCAAAGCGGCCATGCCGAGCTGCAACTCGATGAGCTCGATCCCGGCGGCAAGCTATGGCGACTGGTTGGCCCGGAAAGGGTGATCGGCTGCGTGGCGCTGCAGGGCGCCGAAGTCGTCAATCCCGGTGAGATCCGCCTTTCCAATGTTGGTCGCTTCGTACTTGGCGAACCCTCGGGCGAGATGTCGGCCGATCTCGAAACCGTTGCCGGCCTCTTTGCCAGGGCAGGCCTCAATGTTTCGACCACGCCGCGCATTCGCGACGAGATCTGGAGCAAGCTGACAGGCAATGCGGCCTTCAACCCGATCAGCGCGCTGACACGGGCCCTGATGACCGACATCATGGCCGATCCTGCGCTTTTTGACATGGTTGGGAAGATCATGAACGAAGTGCGCGCGGTCGGCAGTGCGCTTGGAGCAAAATTCAGCATAACTATCGAGGAGAGACTGCAACAATCGCGTCACATCGGCCCGGTGCGCACCTCGATGCTGCAGGATCTGCTGGCCGGCAAGGCACTGGAAATCGTGCCGCTCGTCGGCATGGTCGTCGCGCTAGGGCGCACGGCGAACGTGCCGACGCCCGTGTCGGAGGTGATATTGGCGCTGGTGACGCAACTCGACAAGGAAAACCAGCGGAGCGCGACGCGCTGA
- a CDS encoding trypsin-like serine peptidase, with translation MSDVKEAEEPSKRELFEFEREKFERELEVKKLTSRAEMMRERFNFIKSPLALAILGGIVTIVVNSVASYYSNENTIGLEREKLQSELIKKYLEVPDSAGRIANLNFLVESGLIPNYSGPVSAYLKKNPALAPQTVPTTASADNWRSFGGNNVLDGGVLKRVQNAGNSLVVIMTRQSIREWQKCTGFLVNDRTIATIGYCVPGELSAGSPKLSDIRLQGIAPAGAVEPQVVNVALRGKGSSDHRIALLTLSSPVQGKQVLKIRAEAPVIGDRLIMPFLKGDAAEFSASVDDECSISEIDEESVIAYRCDGDIGSAGAPLVSFVTGEVIGIHSWSGEKARFGIRFNPSDLL, from the coding sequence ATGAGCGACGTCAAGGAGGCGGAAGAGCCATCCAAGCGTGAGCTTTTCGAATTCGAACGGGAGAAATTCGAAAGGGAATTGGAGGTCAAGAAGCTCACTTCGCGTGCAGAGATGATGCGCGAACGATTCAACTTCATAAAATCTCCGCTGGCGCTGGCAATACTGGGCGGCATCGTGACGATAGTGGTGAACTCTGTTGCCAGTTATTATTCCAACGAGAACACTATCGGCCTGGAAAGAGAGAAGCTGCAGTCGGAGCTTATCAAGAAATACCTGGAAGTACCCGATAGTGCCGGCAGGATTGCCAACCTGAATTTTCTGGTCGAATCCGGCCTCATTCCCAACTACAGCGGCCCGGTCTCCGCCTATTTGAAGAAGAACCCGGCCCTGGCTCCGCAAACAGTGCCGACGACAGCGTCCGCCGACAATTGGCGCTCCTTCGGTGGCAACAACGTATTGGACGGCGGCGTTCTGAAGCGCGTCCAGAACGCGGGAAATTCGCTTGTTGTCATCATGACACGGCAGAGTATTCGCGAATGGCAGAAATGCACCGGCTTCCTTGTCAACGACAGGACGATAGCCACGATCGGTTATTGCGTGCCGGGCGAATTATCCGCGGGTTCGCCGAAGCTCAGTGATATCAGGCTGCAGGGCATTGCCCCCGCTGGGGCCGTCGAACCGCAGGTCGTGAATGTCGCTTTGCGCGGCAAGGGCTCGTCCGATCATCGGATTGCCCTTTTGACGCTGTCATCTCCAGTCCAGGGAAAACAGGTCCTAAAGATTCGCGCGGAGGCGCCTGTTATCGGCGACCGGCTGATTATGCCGTTCCTCAAGGGAGATGCTGCCGAATTCAGCGCCTCTGTGGATGACGAATGCAGCATTAGCGAAATCGACGAGGAGTCCGTTATTGCCTATCGTTGTGACGGCGATATCGGCTCGGCCGGCGCCCCGCTGGTCTCCTTCGTGACCGGGGAGGTGATTGGCATCCACTCGTGGTCCGGCGAAAAAGCACGCTTCGGTATACGCTTTAATCCGTCGGACCTGCTGTAG
- the dapA gene encoding 4-hydroxy-tetrahydrodipicolinate synthase: MNSKGRLRPGGAITALVTPFRNGEVDGAALEALVEWQVLSGVDGLAVCTAAGEGLSLSPQERRMVLDICIRAAADRIPVIAAAGTNCTESTITLIRDAEECGARAVLVTVPYYSKPGQKGILHHFQQIAAASNLPVLIENAPARTASDLTVETLERLAELDAIVAIVDATGDIARFANMPPALRHRFRFLSGHDGTALSFHLAGGDGIVSAAANILPRLVTSLQQAAYGSYISAALALSDRLHPLLTALGSESDPARLKYALQVLRGTEADLRLPLVPAEAESRSSIVAALSPFVGGSAQRMTLSL, encoded by the coding sequence ATGAACAGCAAAGGAAGATTGCGCCCGGGTGGCGCGATCACCGCGCTCGTCACACCGTTCCGTAACGGGGAAGTCGACGGCGCAGCATTGGAAGCTCTTGTTGAATGGCAGGTGCTGAGCGGCGTCGACGGACTCGCCGTCTGCACGGCGGCGGGTGAAGGACTGAGCCTCTCACCGCAGGAACGCCGCATGGTGCTTGACATCTGCATCCGGGCCGCGGCGGACCGTATTCCGGTGATCGCCGCGGCCGGAACCAATTGCACCGAAAGCACGATCACCCTGATACGGGATGCGGAGGAATGCGGCGCCCGCGCAGTGCTTGTCACCGTGCCATATTATTCCAAGCCGGGGCAGAAGGGCATTCTCCATCACTTCCAGCAAATCGCCGCGGCAAGTAATCTGCCCGTTCTGATCGAGAACGCGCCGGCTCGCACGGCGAGTGACCTGACGGTGGAAACGCTGGAGCGGCTTGCCGAACTCGACGCGATCGTTGCCATCGTCGATGCGACCGGTGATATTGCCCGCTTCGCCAACATGCCGCCGGCGCTGCGACACCGGTTCCGTTTTCTGTCAGGCCATGACGGCACGGCGCTTTCCTTTCATCTGGCGGGTGGTGACGGCATCGTATCGGCGGCTGCCAATATCCTCCCGCGCCTCGTCACCTCGCTGCAGCAGGCGGCTTATGGGAGCTACATATCCGCAGCGCTTGCGCTCAGCGACAGGCTGCATCCACTCCTCACGGCGCTGGGTTCGGAGAGTGATCCTGCCCGGCTGAAATACGCCCTGCAGGTGCTGCGCGGCACAGAGGCCGATCTTCGCCTGCCACTCGTACCGGCCGAAGCGGAAAGCCGCTCTTCGATTGTAGCCGCGCTTTCTCCTTTTGTCGGCGGCAGTGCTCAGCGTATGACGCTATCCCTATGA
- a CDS encoding DUF1883 domain-containing protein gives MPKPNFRFTHYDIKEQRAGTIVEVSLSAVNNVRLMTAPNFQRFTEVLDFKYIGGIARKSPVRLAIPESGHWHIVVDMEGHHGLADSSVKLITAPAAQKRA, from the coding sequence ATGCCGAAACCGAACTTCCGCTTCACCCATTACGATATCAAGGAACAGCGCGCCGGAACGATCGTCGAGGTGTCTCTGAGCGCCGTGAACAATGTCCGGCTGATGACGGCTCCGAACTTCCAGCGGTTCACCGAAGTGCTCGATTTCAAATATATCGGCGGTATCGCGCGCAAATCTCCGGTCAGGCTCGCCATTCCCGAGAGCGGCCACTGGCATATCGTCGTCGACATGGAAGGCCATCACGGACTGGCGGATTCTTCCGTCAAGCTGATTACCGCTCCGGCTGCGCAGAAGCGCGCCTGA
- a CDS encoding replication-associated recombination protein A produces MSDDLFAPRVPEEVASRRPLADRLRPKTLGEVTGQEHLTGEDGVLRRMIESGSLGSMIFWGPPGTGKTTVARLLSGEAGLAFEQISAIFSGVADLKKVFEAARMRRMDGRQTLLFVDEIHRFNRAQQDSFLPVMEDGTVILVGATTENPSFELNAALLSRARVLTFKSHDEESLEELLQRAETVEGRPLPLTEDARASLIRMADGDGRAVLTLAEEVWRAAREGETFDTEGLTRIVQRRAPVYDKAQDGHYNLISALHKSVRGSDPDAALYYLARMFDAGEDPLYLGRRLVRMAVEDIGLADPQALVICNAAKDAYDYLGSPEGELAFAQACVYLATAPKSNAVYTAFKAATIAAKQNGSLLPPKHILNAPTKLMKGEGYGEGYRYDHDEPDAFSGQDYFPEKMGRQTFYDPPERGFEREIRKRLDWWAKLRKERNPR; encoded by the coding sequence ATGAGTGATGATCTCTTCGCGCCGCGTGTTCCGGAAGAGGTCGCCAGCCGGCGGCCGCTTGCCGATCGCCTGCGGCCGAAGACGCTTGGCGAAGTCACCGGTCAGGAACATCTGACCGGTGAAGACGGCGTTCTGCGCCGAATGATCGAGAGCGGCTCTCTCGGCTCCATGATTTTCTGGGGGCCGCCCGGCACCGGTAAGACGACGGTGGCGAGGCTTCTGTCGGGCGAGGCGGGTCTGGCATTCGAGCAGATCTCGGCGATCTTCTCCGGCGTTGCCGATCTGAAGAAGGTTTTCGAGGCCGCTCGAATGCGCCGCATGGACGGCCGCCAGACGCTGCTTTTCGTCGACGAGATCCATCGCTTCAACCGCGCCCAGCAGGACAGTTTCCTGCCGGTCATGGAGGATGGCACCGTCATCCTCGTCGGCGCAACGACGGAAAACCCGTCATTCGAGCTCAACGCCGCTCTTCTGTCGCGCGCCCGCGTGCTGACCTTCAAGTCGCACGATGAGGAAAGCCTGGAGGAATTGCTGCAACGCGCCGAGACGGTTGAAGGCAGGCCACTGCCGCTGACCGAGGATGCGCGCGCCAGCCTGATCCGCATGGCTGATGGCGACGGCCGCGCGGTGCTGACGCTGGCTGAAGAAGTCTGGCGCGCCGCTCGCGAGGGCGAGACTTTCGACACAGAAGGCCTGACACGCATCGTCCAGCGGCGGGCACCCGTCTACGACAAGGCGCAGGACGGCCATTACAATCTGATCTCTGCGCTTCACAAGTCCGTCCGCGGCTCCGATCCCGACGCCGCCCTCTATTATCTCGCCCGGATGTTCGATGCCGGCGAGGATCCGCTCTATCTTGGCCGGCGGTTGGTGCGTATGGCGGTGGAAGATATCGGGCTTGCCGATCCGCAGGCGCTGGTAATCTGCAATGCCGCCAAGGATGCCTATGACTATCTCGGTTCGCCGGAAGGCGAGCTGGCGTTCGCGCAAGCCTGCGTCTATCTTGCGACCGCCCCGAAATCCAATGCCGTCTATACCGCCTTCAAGGCGGCTACGATCGCCGCCAAGCAGAACGGTTCGCTCCTGCCGCCCAAGCATATCCTCAACGCACCCACGAAGCTGATGAAGGGCGAGGGATATGGCGAAGGCTACCGCTACGACCACGATGAGCCGGATGCCTTCTCAGGCCAGGATTATTTTCCCGAAAAGATGGGCCGCCAGACTTTTTACGATCCGCCGGAACGCGGTTTCGAGCGCGAGATCCGCAAGCGGCTGGACTGGTGGGCAAAACTCCGCAAGGAACGCAATCCGCGCTGA